A single window of Haliotis asinina isolate JCU_RB_2024 chromosome 5, JCU_Hal_asi_v2, whole genome shotgun sequence DNA harbors:
- the LOC137285214 gene encoding DNA excision repair protein ERCC-6-like, whose protein sequence is MASAATGLGAQRAAILIETEPVAGPSNMADNNMEEGELPEEKTGFHVNTKLIPKALLAEQSELEGLGLGVFNQQEFEDGVMAQVDQAMALEEEERLRRILTKEMTAVEDDFKMANQELTHINKVMASMPQSTEGVSRDVRHTIEAIKKQRDNKMKHLKKLESRKHVLQAKMDNVKFDAGVLVAPLGQQGKDLEAGMKSGKTRESERDRMIRLGHMTPFGTIIKNKKQAKPRPSTSPKDSANKKKHKLSANGKSSLNQGVDGLSPVKKRKGEKTNMFDERDHKLYDRETDYTQARYQRRGRRAYRNGEAAFGEDESDMADSGDEWQPPEQSIEDEDDALELLEMRKGKKSFLPEKHVPPAYDNGVSKQPSLKVKKDASIRKAKDDGDERYYQRRLKEYQRTELLKKFERESRLDARGDDDNDSEEDEEFDGGLQVPGCIWKNLYQYQRVGVRWLWELHCQEAGGIVGDEMGLGKTIQTIAFLAALKYSKLRNKNFPCSGLGPCVIVCPATVMHQWVKEFHKWWPPFRVAILHSSGSYSGKERDLVYGVVRNQGVLVTSFSTMVIHQDIILPYNWHYVILDEGHKIRNPDAQITLACKQFRTPHRIILSGSPIQNHLKELWSLFDFIFPGKLGMLPDFLQHFSVPIVQGGYANATQVQVETAYKCATVLRDTINPFLLRRMKADVKVGLDLPQKNEQVLFCRLTDEQREVYQEYLDSRECQAILSGKYKIFAGLITLRKVCNHPDLSTGGPRIMVGEDTHGDETLDYGYYKRSGKMIVVEALLKLWQKQGHRVLLFSQSRTMLDIMEFFVQKQMYSYLRMDGTSPISSRQQLIDQYNKDPSIYLFLLTTRVGGLGVNLTGANRVIIFDPDWNPSTDTQARERAWRIGQKKQVTIYRLLTSGTIEEKIYHRQIFKQFLTNRVLKDPKQRRFFKSNDIYELFTLSDLGDGEGTETSAIFAGTGSDVTVPKPIKKQQKEHSKVNRFDEMKKESKPSKEDSFENTFDTDEIQRMREMARLLSQRMEKDKNKARRSESGGALNGEVPATSKQDNYHKTPYSEDTLNKTDKKHKKKKKKKKKTKDAKFEGERIPHLDRRSDYKYKDEDAEEKKNDDYVLQELFKKTGIQGALQHDKIMSSGRPDFALVEAEAEKVAKQAVAALKKSRSQCHSALAGIPTWTGQHGGGSKPKFGKKKNSLLADKIKPMAATSTAPVPKMPDKSDEDMLFNGSISGTVALTANAAVMSSDDLLSKMRCRHNLSKQGDEDIGGNPDKVDTKDLDLMTDIRNYIAFQCHVDGQASTRELLDQFGPRLPKGGAARFKAMLNQICDLDKSSGVGIWRLRTEFR, encoded by the exons ATGGCGTCCGCTGCAACTGGATTGGGTGCCCAGAGGGCTGCCATTTTGATTGAAACAGAACCAGTAGCAGGACCATCCAATATGGCTGACAACAACATGGAGGAAGGGGAGCTGCCTGAGGAAAAGACAGGCTTCCACGTTAACACAAAACTTATCCCTAAAGCTCTGCTGGCAGAACAGTCAGAGCTAGAAGGGCTGGGACTTGGTGTATTCAACCAGCAGGAGTTTGAAGATG GTGTGATGGCCCAGGTAGACCAGGCCATGGCACTGGAGGAAGAGGAGAGGTTACGTCGAATTCTCACAAAGGAGATGACAGCTGTTGAGGATGACTTCAA AATGGCCAATCAGGAACTGACTCATATTAACAAAGTGATGGCGTCAATGCCTCAGTCTACTGAGGGAGTCAGTCGTGATGTAAGGCACACAATTGAAGCTATCAAGAAACAAAGAGACAATAAG ATGAAACATCTGAAGAAGTTGGAGTCTAGGAAACACGTACTGCAGGCAAAGATGGACAATGTGAAGTTCGATGCAGGTGTGCTGGTAGCACCTCTGGGACAACAAG GAAAAGATCTTGAAGCTGGTATGAAATCTGGAAAGACAAGAGAATCTGAGAGAGACAGGATGATAAGACTTGGTCACATGACCCCCTTTGGAACAATTATAAAGAACAAGAAACAAGCCAAACCACGACCATCCACATCACCCAAGGATAGTGCCAATAAGAAGAAACATAAACTGTCTGCCAATGGtaaatcaagtctgaaccaagGTGTTGACGGTCTGTCTCCTGTGAAGAAGAGGAAGGGTGAGAAGACCAACATGTTTGATGAGAGGGATCACAAACTGTATGATAGAGAGACTGACTACACACAAGCAAGGTACCAGCGTCGAGGGAGAAGGGCTTACAGGAATGGGGAAGCGGCATTCGGAGAAGACGAAAGCGACATGGCTGACAGTGGTGATGAATGGCAACCACCAGAACAGTCCattgaggatgaggatgatgcATTAG AGCTGTTAGAGATGAGGAAGGGAAAGAAGTCATTTCTGCCAGAAAAGCATGTTCCCCCAGCGTATGATAATGGTGTCTCAAAGCAACCTTCACTAAAGGTGAAGAAAGATGCCAGTATCCGTAAAGCAAAGGATGATGGGGATGAGAGATACTACCAGAGGAGACTCAA AGAATACCAGAGGACTGAGCTGCTGAAGAAGTTCGAGCGTGAGTCAAGGCTGGATGCAAGAGGGGACGATGACAATGACTCTGAGGAGGATGAGGAGTTTGATGGGGGACTCCAAGTGCCAGGATGTATCTGGAAAAACCTCTACCA GTACCAGAGGGTTGGAGTGCGATGGTTATGGGAGCTCCATTGCCAAGAGGCTGGTGGCATTGTTGGTGACGAGATGGGACTGGGAAAAACCATTCAGACGATCGCATTCTTGGCAGCTCTCAAATATAGCAAACTGCGCAACAAGAACTTTCC CTGCTCTGGTCTGGGTCCATGTGTGATTGTATGTCCAGCAACTGTGATGCATCAGTGGGTGAAGGAATTCCACAAATGGTGGCCTCCATTCCGGGTTGCCATCCTGCACTCATCAGGTTCATACAGTGGCAAGGAG CGTGACTTGGTGTACGGGGTGGTGCGGAACCAGGGGGTGCTGGTGACCTCCTTCAGCACCATGGTGATTCACCAGGACATCATACTGCCCTACAACTGGCACTACGTCATACTGGATGAGGGACACAAGATCCGCAACCCAGATGCACAGATCACGCTTGCCTGTAAACAG TTCCGCACGCCGCACCGAATCATCCTTTCTGGCTCCCCGATACAGAACCACTTGAAGGAGCTGTGGTCTCTTTTTGACTTCATCTTCCCTGGCAAGCTTGGCATGCTGCCAGACTTCTTACAACATTTCTCTGTGCCTATTGTGCAGGGAGGCTATGCCAATGCCACCCAAGTCCAG GTTGAGACAGCCTACAAGTGTGCCACTGTATTGAGAGATACCATCAATCCATTCCTGCTGCGCAGAATGAAAGCTGACGTCAAAGTTGGCTTAGATCTACCTCAGAAGAATGAGCAG GTGTTGTTCTGCCGGCTGACAGATGAGCAGAGGGAGGTATACCAGGAGTATCTTGACTCCCGTGAATGTCAGGCCATCCTGTCCGGCAAGTACAAG atatttgcTGGTCTGATCACTTTGCGGAAGGTTTGTAATCATCCTGACCTGTCGACTGGCGGACCTCGGATCATGGTGGGTGAGGACACTCATGGGGATGAGACGCTCGACTATGGCTACTACAAACGATCTGGGAAGATGATAGTGGTGGAGGCGCTCCTCAAGCTATGGCAGAAGCAGGGACACAGGGTCTTGCTGTTCAGTCAGAGTAGAACG atGCTGGACATCATGGAGTTTTTTGTACAGAAGCAGATGTATTCCTACCTCCGTATGGACGGTACTTCACCCATATCGTCCCGGCAGCAGCTCATTGACCAGTACAATAAG GATCCATCCATCTATTTGTTCCTGCTGACAACCCGAGTTGGGGGTCTGGGTGTGAATCTGACAGGAGCGAACCGTGTAATCATCTTTGACCCAGACTGGAACCCCAGCACTGACACACAGGCTCGGGAGAGGGCATGGAGGATTGGACAGAAGAAGCAGGTCACCATCTACAGGCTTCTCACATCTGGCACCATTGAGGAAAAAATATACCACAG ACAAATCTTCAAGCAGTTTCTTACAAACCGTGTTTTGAAAGATCCTAAACAACGTCGCTTCTTCAAATCCAATGACATCTATGAACTATTCACCTTGTCTGACCTTGGAGATGGTGAAGGCACAGAGACCAGTGCCATCTTTGCTGGGACTGGGTCAGATGTCACGGTCCCAAAACCGATCAAGAAACAACAGAAAGAACACTCAAAAGTAAACAggtttgatgaaatgaaaaaggAATCTAAACCCTCCAAAGAAGattcatttgaaaatacatttgacaCAGATGAGATTCAGCGTATGCGTGAGATGGCCAGGTTGTTGAGTCAGAGGATGGAGAAAGATAAGAACAAGGCCAGAAGGAGTGAATCTGGTGGAGCCCTGAATGGAGAGGTACCTGCTACCTCGAAACAAGACAATTACCACAAAACACCCTACTCAGAGGACACACTCAATAAAACGGATAAGAAACataagaagaaaaagaaaaagaagaagaagactaAAGATGCTA AGTTTGAGGGGGAGCGGATCCCCCACCTGGACCGCAGGAGTGACTACAAGTACAAGGATGAGGATGCAGAGGAGAAGAAGAATGACGACTATGTACTGCAGGAACTCTTCAAGAAAACAG GCATCCAGGGCGCATTACAACATGACAAGATCATGAGCTCAGGACGACCAGACTTTGCTCTGGTAGAGGCTGAAGCAGAGAAAGTGGCCAAACAGGCAGTAGCTGCGCTGAAGAAGTCTCGATCTCAGTGCCACTCTGCCCTGGCCGGTATCCCAACATGGACTGGACAGCATGGTGGAGGGAGCAA ACCTAAATTTGGAAAGAAGAAAAACAGCCTCCTTGCTGATAAGATCAAACCCATGGCAGCAACGTCAACTGCTCCAGTACCTAAG ATGCCAGACAAGTCTGATGAAGACATGTTATTTAATGGCAGTATTTCCGGGACAGTAGCCCTGACAGCCAATGCAGCTGTGATGTCATCAGATGACCTTCTGTCAAAGATGAGATGCAGACACAACCTGTCAAAGCAGGGGGATGAGGACATTGGTGGAAACCCTGACAAGGTTGACACAAAAGACCTTGACCTTATGACCGACATTCGGAACTACATTGCATTCCAGTGTCATGTTGATGGACAGGCTTCAACACGAGAACTGCTCGATCAGTTTGGTCCTCGTTTGCCAAAAGGGGGAGCTGCCCGTTTCAAAGCAATGCTGAATCAGATCTGCGATCTTGACAAGTCAAGTGGTGTTGGAATATGGAGACTGAGAACTGAGTTTAGATGA